The genomic stretch TACTTGGAAGTGGAAATGCTCTGTTGAGGGCGGGCATCCGGCGCTTTGAGCTGGATGTCGCTGAAAGACCAGGTGAACGTGACGTCACCCGTTGGGTTCGAACACGTCACACGCGTGGCGACCGGCCACCCTTGCACGGTCTTGATCCGTTCATATTTCTTCAGCAACAGGTCGCGCCCGCCGCGCTGCACCTGCTCATTGCTGACCGTTCCCTTCTGCGTATCCAGCGTCAACACATACGAAACATCGTCACCGTTGCCGTAGACCAACGCGCGCCCGTCCGCTTCGGTTTGCACGCTGTCCGTCTGGAATCCGCTGCTGCGGCCGCTCACAGGAAACGGGAGGATATCCCGTGGATCCCAGTTCGGCACCCCCATCGGGATCATTCGCGACAACATCACGGTATCCTGCAGCGTGTACGTTGTCGGAATGCTGTGCGTATCGAAATAGATGAGCTGGCTGGGCGTCACGTAGAACGTGCCGATGAAACGGTTGTAGGGCTTTTCGAACCCGACCTCATAGCGTTCGCCCGCCAGATACATCAAGTGGCCGCGCGCCGTGAAGGTGGTGTCATGAATGGCAAATCGGAGCTTGAGAGAGGCAAAGAGCGATGTCCAGTGCTCGAACCGGTCAAGACTGATATGCAACGCCGCTTCGGGTGACAGAGGCTGGGTTGGCTTCTTCCGAAGGGCGTTCTGCGCTCCGCAACCGCTCAACACCAGAGCGATCAGCAAAGCGGCGCCGACATACTTAATGCGCAAGCTTCCGCCGCAGGGATTCGTTTTGGGGGTTCTTTTCCAGGGCGCGCCGGTACATCTTCCCCGCTTTGCCGTGGTCGCCCGATTTTTCATAGGCATCGCCCAGGTGCTCAAGGATGTCCGCGCCATCGGGCGTCTCTTTGGCGGCTTTCTTCAGCAGATCGATGGCGTCATCATAGTGACCGAGCATGTACTCGATCCAGCCCATCGTATCCAAATACGCGCCGTTCTTCGGCTCCGCCTTTAGCGCCGTTTCCACCAGCTTCTTCGCCTGGTCAAGATTCTGTCCCCGGGAAGCATACGTGTACGCCAAATTGTTCAGGTAGATCGGTGCGCTGTCGGAAAGCGTAATCGCGTGCTCATACAAGGTAACGGCGCGGTCGAGCGAATCCAGACCGTCGTAGATCATCGCCAACGTGCCCATCGCCACATACAATGTCGTATCCAAGCGGATGGCGCTCTCCAAGGCGTCGATGGACTCTTTCGTGTGGCCGCCCAGCCGGTTCAGCGCAATCCCTTTTAAACTGTAAAGTCCGGCCTGCGGCTTCACGTGCGCGAGGGCACTGTCCACAATCGACGGGACCTCGGTGAAACGCTGGCGGTCCATGGCAATCAAGGCTCGTCCCACCCAGAAACGCGGTTCGCCCGGCTCCAGCCGGTTGGCGAGTAGCACGCACTTCTCTCCCGCGCTCGTGTCGCCTTTCTGAAAATACGCGGTGCCCAGCGTGTACACCAATCCCGCATCCGTGCTGTCCGTCGCAACCAGTTTCTTCAGAAGCGGAATAGCACGGTCGTACTGAGACGATGTCAGATAAATGGTCGCTACCTGGCGCGTCAGGGTCTCTGATTCGCCGCCTTGCTGGATGATCCTTTCGTAGATCCTGTCCGCTTCCTTATAATCACGGCGGGCAAGTTCCACAGACAGCAGCTCCCGCAGATACTCCAGTTTCTTGGGAGCGATCTGCACCAGTTTTTTCAACGCGTCGCGAGCGTCATTGGGCTTTCCCGAACTGCGCAGGATCAGCGCCTTCAATTCCAGCGCGGGAACGTACTCCGAATGAATGCGCAGCGCCCGGTCAAGCAAGTCCACGGCCATCGCCGAATTTCCCAGCAACGCGTAGTCCTGTGCCAGCGCAACATGGATGAACGCCGACGTGGAATCGAACCGCAGAGCTTCCTGATAGTGGAAAACTGCGCGGTAGTAATCCTCGACCTGATCCGCCGTTGTTCCGCGGATGAACTGATCCATCGCGCGAGAGTGGTTGTCCTGAGCGGCGGCTTCGGAATCCCCGCGCTTGGCCGCGAGGGCCACGCCGCTGAGAGCGACGCAGAGCAGCAGGATAGAAATGGAGATGCGCGGCTTAATCAGCAATCATCCTCACAATATCGTGATAGGAGACAAACAATACAAGGAGCAGCAGCAGCGCCATGCCGACTTGCTGAATCCACAGTTTCACGCGAGTCGGTATGGGCCGGCGGGTGATCGCCTCGATAATCACATACATGATATGACCGCCATCCAGAGCCGGAAACGGAAGAATATTCAGGAAGGCAATGGAGACGCTCACATAGGCAATAAAGAACAGAAACGCCCCGGACCCTTCGCGCGCGCTTTCGCCGGATAGCTTGGCGACGCCCAGTGGCCCCGAGAGTTGCGAAACACTGCTCTCGCCCGTAGCCAAACCGGCGATGAACTGCCCGATGGCGCGAGTGGTTCCGGCGCAGAATGTCCAGCCGCGTCCTACGGCGTCACCCAGCCCGGCCGGACGTGTCTCGACCTTTGGCGCGATGCCGATTACCCGGCGATCCACGCCGCCTTCGCTCATTTTTTTTGTCGGCACCAGAAGAGTCAGGTCTTCGCCGGTCTCACGATGCACGGTCAGGGCAATGGAGTCGCCCGCGGCGCTGACATTTTCTACGACCTTCTCCCACGTTGGAGTCGCAACCCCGTTCACCGCCGTGATATGATCACCAGCCTGAATCCCCGCGGTTGCCGCGGGCATATCCGGCAGCACTTCGCCAATCGTGGTATCGACCACATGGCCCACGCCAATAGCCAGAGTGAGCGCCGCGATCATCAGAAACGCCGTAATATAGTTCATCAGCACACCGGCGGAGAGCACGAAAATCCGGGCCAGAGGCGGCTTGGACATGAACTCGTCCGGCGCGCCAGTAATCCCTTCGTCATCCATGGACTCATCCACCATGCCGGCAATCTGCACATAGCCGCCCAGCGGGATCCAGGAAATTGCGAACTCGGTATCGCCGATCTTCTTGGAGAACATCTTTGGCGGAAATCCGATGGAGAAGCGTTTGACGCGCATCCCCATCAGCCGCGCCGCAAGGAAATGTCCGAATTCGTGAATCGTGACGATGATCCCGATGGTCACGATAAAAGACGCAATGGTCAGCAGCATGGTCTCTCCTTCATGTTCATGGAGAGGCGCGTCACCTGCTCTGCCGCCCTTGCGCGAGCCCGGGTGTCCGCGCTGCGAACTCCGGTAAGATCTGTTAGCGGTTCGTCCGGCCAGACGGTCACAACTCCCCGGATCACCTCCGGGATATCCGCGAAGCAGATCCGTCCATTCAAGAACGCGTCCACCGCGACTTCATCCGCAGCCGAGAGCGCCGCAGGCGTTGTGCCGCCCTTCTTCAGAGCGTCAAACGCCAGATCAAGACACGGGAAATCCCTTGGCTCAACCGGTTCAAATGTCAGAGAGCGTAAATGCTCGGGGCCGGTAGGCACGAGGTGACTTGGCAACCGGTCCGGGTAAGATAACGAGAATAGTATGGGCAATCGCATATCGGGGGTGCTCAGTTGCGCCTTAAAACTACCATCAATGAATTCAACCATAGAATGTACGACCGACTGCCGGTGGGCAATGACTCCGATGGATTCCGGAGAAACGCCGAACAGTCGCTGTGCTTCGATAACTTCCAAACCTTTATTAAAAAGTGTCGCTGAGTCTATCGAAATCTTCGGTCCCATTTTCCACGTCG from bacterium encodes the following:
- a CDS encoding tetratricopeptide repeat protein codes for the protein MLIKPRISISILLLCVALSGVALAAKRGDSEAAAQDNHSRAMDQFIRGTTADQVEDYYRAVFHYQEALRFDSTSAFIHVALAQDYALLGNSAMAVDLLDRALRIHSEYVPALELKALILRSSGKPNDARDALKKLVQIAPKKLEYLRELLSVELARRDYKEADRIYERIIQQGGESETLTRQVATIYLTSSQYDRAIPLLKKLVATDSTDAGLVYTLGTAYFQKGDTSAGEKCVLLANRLEPGEPRFWVGRALIAMDRQRFTEVPSIVDSALAHVKPQAGLYSLKGIALNRLGGHTKESIDALESAIRLDTTLYVAMGTLAMIYDGLDSLDRAVTLYEHAITLSDSAPIYLNNLAYTYASRGQNLDQAKKLVETALKAEPKNGAYLDTMGWIEYMLGHYDDAIDLLKKAAKETPDGADILEHLGDAYEKSGDHGKAGKMYRRALEKNPQNESLRRKLAH
- a CDS encoding M50 family metallopeptidase; the protein is MLLTIASFIVTIGIIVTIHEFGHFLAARLMGMRVKRFSIGFPPKMFSKKIGDTEFAISWIPLGGYVQIAGMVDESMDDEGITGAPDEFMSKPPLARIFVLSAGVLMNYITAFLMIAALTLAIGVGHVVDTTIGEVLPDMPAATAGIQAGDHITAVNGVATPTWEKVVENVSAAGDSIALTVHRETGEDLTLLVPTKKMSEGGVDRRVIGIAPKVETRPAGLGDAVGRGWTFCAGTTRAIGQFIAGLATGESSVSQLSGPLGVAKLSGESAREGSGAFLFFIAYVSVSIAFLNILPFPALDGGHIMYVIIEAITRRPIPTRVKLWIQQVGMALLLLLVLFVSYHDIVRMIAD